The genomic window AGGATCCGGCCGCCAGAGATCGGCGGAGAAGGGTTGTCCCTGGTTCTTCGGGTTATTGTAATACCACGGGCTTTTGGTGGTGATGAATGGCACCGCAATCAACAGGCGGTCCTGGCGGCCGAGCAGGGAGAATAGAAAATGATTATATGAATTCAACTCGGCCGAAGCACGGGCCGGGGAATAGGTGTCGCCCTCAGGCCAACCGGATGAAACATCGCCGTATTCGCTGATGGCAAAGGGTTTCGGTTTTCCCCATTTCATGGACCCATAGGTTTCGACCAGATCCATCAGCGCCTCAACCCGGCTGCCGCTGCGCCGGCTGCCGGCCTGCTGCGTGTGCGTTGCATCCATAAATAAAAAGTCGATGGCATCGATGTGCGGCCCGGCCACATCCATAAACATTTTCATGCGCGATTCCCAATGGCCGAAATCCCAGAAATGCATCATTGGCCATGCGCTGGTATAGCCGATCACTTGCGTCGAAAGCCCGCGTCGGTCGATCTCCTTCCCGATCTCGGCAATCACCTCAGTCATGCGGGCCCGAACGGCGGCCTGATCTTCGCCGTATCTCCCGGCGGCCACAAAGGGAATCGATATGGGGGAATAAAAGTCGGGCCGGAAATCATCCTCGTAATTGTATTCAAGAACATCGGACGCATACCGGGCCATTGCCGCTGGATCATCCTCCATATTAAAGGTGGCCCGCGCCTCACTCGTTACAATGCGGCGGGGGGTGCGATAGGCGAATAGGGGATCGGCCTTGGCCCTGGCAATCACGCCCGGCGCGCGAGCCTTGATCGTTTCCGTATCCGGATATGGCGTTCCCATTTGATGTCCGCTGAATGGTCCATCGAACGCGCGCCCGAATCCGACATGCAGCGCTTTCAGCTGCTCCAGATCCGCCTCGGTCAAGGCTCCGCCGGTATAGCTGCTGTGCACATTGAAGAACTTGCTGCGGTCCAGCTCCGATGAGTCGCCAAGCACCTGTTCGTCCAACAGATGAACCGTCACCGTTACCGGCGGCCCAGTCCCACGACTACTCAGCACAGACAAACAGGCGATTCCTATGATCGCCTTGATCATCAAGTTAAGCTTCATAGTCTCGCCGCGCCCCTTTCATCCATTCGGACGGAACGTCGGAAGTAAACATTAACCCCTTTGGGTCCCAACCGATTTCTTGCTGGTGTCGGTAGGAGAGATTCATCAGATGGCAGCAGATGGCGGAACGCGCCCCCGCTTCCACCGGAACCATCGGCTGTGTGCCGTTGACGATGGCATCGAGGAAGTTCTGGGTGTGACCGCCTTTTTTCTGTTGCGGGAAACGGATTTTCGCATGCTCCAAATATTCGCGTTCGGTCAGCACCACTTCGCGGGCCAGCGATCCATCGGACGGTTCCAGAAATTTATGAACAACCTTTCCGTCGATCTCGAACTGGAATTGTCCGCGGCTGGCCTGAATGCGGCCGTTTTCGCAGATGAAGTCCACCATGAATCCTTTTTCGCGAGTGACCTCAAGTCCTCCTTGATAAACCAGTTTGGCCCCGTAATCATTTCCGCCACCTTCCGGCGGCAACGCTTTGATTGGACCGGACTTATCCATGCCCAATGCCATCTGAATAATATCGAGATGGTGCGCACCCATGTCACAGATGCCCCCGCCACCGTATTCAATGGTCTGACGCCAGCCCATAGGGAATTTTTCATGGACACCACGCGGGCTCAGTTGTGAATTATAGTGATTCAATGGAGCAGGCCCGCACCACATGTTCCAGTCCAGCCCCGGCTCCATCTCTTCTTCCGGCAAATCAAACGGACGCCCCGGCCCCCAGAAATCGGATTTGATGCTGAGCACCTTTCCTGCAATTTCATTGCGTGCCAGCTCGGCCGCCACGCGGAATTCCTGCATGCCACGCTGCTGCGATCCGGTCTGCAGCACGACCCCGGCCTTCTGAACCTCTTCCATCACCCGGATCGATTCGTCGATATCGTGGGTGAGCGGTTTTTCGCAGTAGATATGCTTACCCGCCCTTGCTGCATCGATCGTGATCTGAGCGTGCCAGTGATCGGGCGTGGCGATGCAGACCGCATCAATATCATCGCGCGCCAATAGTTCACGATAGTCGTTATAGGCAGCGCACTCCTTGTTGCCATAGTTTTCATTCACACGAGCCTGCTCGGCTTCACGGCGGGTTTTATCCACGTCGCACACCGCAACCAGCTTGGTCCGCGCCATCAGCCCGTTCACATGCCAGTACATCATGCGGCCCATGCCGATGCAACCCACCCGCAGTTCTTCAATCGCCGTTGCCTTGGGTGCACCAATGCTGAACAGCGGAAGCGAAACCCCTGCTGCACCTGAAACCTTAATAAACGCTCTCTTATTCATGATGTTCATGTTCTCATTCGAGGTTGGGTTTTAGAAGACTAAAGTTCAAGGGCTAGAAATTAGATCCTGCGCGCGGCGTAGAGCGCCAGGATATTTTCCACCGGGACATCCCCTTCGAAATCCTGGCTCGGGCCGAGGATGTAGCCGCCGTTTTTGTTGAGCGTTTCGATGAAGCGTTCGGCTTCGGCGGTCACTGCGGCAGGGGTGCCGTGCGGCAGCAGATCCTGCGTGTCGATGCCGCCGTGGAAGCAGAGTTGGTCGCCGAAGTCGGCCTTCAACCCTTCGGGTTCCATGCCGGCGACCTTCTGAATGGGATCGAGCCCGTCTACACCGCAGTCGATTAAATTTCCAATGATTGGACGAACCGCGCCGCAGGAGTGTTGCAGATAGAAGGCGCCGTGCCGATGTGCGAGGTCGGCCAAACGTTTGGTGTTCTTTGCGAAGAACTGATTCCACATGTCGTTGCTGAAGAGCATGCCGTTCTGGGTGCCGTAGTCGTCGCAGACGCAGAGGATATCGATCCGTCCGTCGGCGGCCTCAAACATGCGGCCATAGTATTCCAGTTCAAATTCCACCATCTTGTCGAAGAGGTGCTGGGCATATTCCGGTTCCGTGGCCATATCGATGTAGAGCTTCTCCGCATCCACCAGATTGGTGACAAACTGATAGACACCCGGCCAGCCGATGCGTAGCGCGCGGTTTTCATGCTTTCCGCATTCTCGGGCCACGGCTTCATAGTCAAAATGATCCGGGTTCGGCCAGGTCCAGGCATCGAGCTGCTCAATGGTTTCGGTTTCCTGAAGGGGATAGTAGGTGGTGTGGGCATTATACTCAGCGCCGTTCCAATGCATGATATACCGATAACCGAATTCGTGGGTAAATTCATCGTGCCCGTCCGCGGTTTTCTGAACCGGAAGCTCCGGCCCGATATAGGGGGCCCATAGATTCCAGACATCAATATCCATTTTATCGTGAACCGCTTCATACGAATCCACCCCGAAATGCTTCATCAGTTTTCCGTAGGCCACATCGACGCCCTTCAAAAAACAGGGAACCCGGTCGGGCGTCTTGTGTTCAAATGCCGCGCGAACGCGTTCCTTAGATGTCATGCCCATTATGGAACTCCTTTGGCCGGGTGGTATTTATATTATGTCAGATTGGTTATAGCGCTTATAATTCCCATGTAGAAGTTGATATCCATTAATCAGGTGGTATTTATATTAACTGAAATGGAAAATCTATTCTGGCATATCAATCTGGCTGAAAAACCGACCTGTCATTACATCGGCACCGGAATCTCGGAAGAACACCACAACAGGATCTATTGCCTGCCGAACCTGTGGTGCCTTCATCTGTACGACTTTGAGGGGACGCTGACCATGGAGGAGGGGTGTCTCGATGTGCACCCGGGCGACATCGGGTTCATCCCTCCCGGAAAAACCGTGACCTATGCCGTATATGGAACCGGCGTTCATCTGGCCTGCCATTTTTATATGGGCGGAGGGAGCAGACCGCCCCGGACCCTGCCGGCCATGATGCCGTCCGGAGCGCTCTATCCTGAGTTTTCGGAAGCCTTCCGGAAAATACTTCATCTTCATGCGGCCAGCCCGTTTGCGGCGGACATCAAACTTTGGGATGTATTGCTGGATGCAGAACGGATGGGACAACGGGTTCAGCAACGGGAAAATGCGCTGCATCCTGCGCTGGAAAAATGCCTCCAGTATATTGAACTCAACCTTGCGGCGAAACTCAGTGTTGCGGAGCTGATTGGGCTTGCGGGCGTTTCGCATCCCTATCTTGTTCGACTCTTCAAGGAGCATCAGGACTGCACGATCACCGAATATATCCAGCAGCGGCGCATGACCAAAGCGCGGCACCTCTTAACCGAGACCGATCAACCCGTCAAATCCGTCGCCATCGATTGCGGCTTCACCGACCTGCAGTATTTCAATAAATGCGTCCGTAAAGCCTTCGGCATTTCTCCTCGGGCAATGAGGGGATAATCAGTCTGCCACTTAACGCTGCGGGCTAGGAATTTATTCTTCCGGAAGTGGCCGGCCTTTGGTTTCCGGGGCCTATATGACCGTTACCGGAACACAGTCCGGGATTTCTCCGTCCAGCACACATAAGAATCGTTCTCTTTAAGTCATGGATTCTAGTTCCCTTTTTACCACCCGCTGCGCTAGAGGACACAGAGGCACTGAGTTTCCGGTTTCTCTGTGTCTCCGTACAACTATCCGTCAATTTCTTGTTTTCCTGGCAATTTTTTTTACCACCCGCTGCGCTAGAGGACTCTGAGGCACAGAGGGTTAGGATGCTCTGTGTCTCTGAGATCTCTGTGGTAAAAAATCCGTGTCTTCGGTGTTCATCTGTAGCTTCAAATAATTTGGTTGCGGCACCGCTGCTCCAGGCGCTCTGTGGTTGAATTATATGCCTGCGGGAGCCAGATCCCGGATCCAGATGTTGCGGTATTCCACCGGGCTGCCGTGCCCTTGGAGGAAGAAGGGGCGTTTAGCTTCGTGCACTTCGTAGGGGAGCACCTGGTTGTGCTTGGTTGGCCCGGTGATTTCCGTGTTGATATGGACGAACACGCCGTTGTGGATGACCGAGATGCGAGCCGGCTTAACCAGCTCACCGCCGTTGAACACCGGCGCCGTGAAATGGATGTCGTAGCTCTGCCATTCGCCGGGTTTGCGGCAGGCGTTGAACAGGGGCGGGGTCTGTCCATAGACCGCCGCCGCGGAACCGTCGGCATAGAGTTCAACGGAGTAGGAATCGAAAACCTGCAGTTCATATTTTCCCATCAGGAAAATTCCGCTGTTGCCGGAATTGTTGATCTTGTTTGTGTTGATCTCCGTTGGAGCCCGCCACTCAATGTGCAGCTGGCAGTCGCCGAAGGCGTCTTGGGTTGAAAGGCCGCCGGCGAGCCGGATCGCGCCATGCTCGATCGTGCATTTGTTCGGAGCAAACTTTTCCAGCGAGGTGCCTCCGAACAGGACGATCGCATCGGATGGCGCCGGAGCCATCCCCGTGTATTCACCGGGAATGACGCGCGGTGGCTGCGGCCGGTCGACCTGGTGGACGATCCATTTTTGTCCGGGAATTTTAGGCGTCCAGGTCACGCCCGGACTTTTGTATGTATGGAATCCTTCTTCGGCCAATGTTGCGGATGAAATCAGCAGTGCAGTATGGATGATCCATCGTTTCATGACGTACCTCAATTGTATTTTGTTTAGACGGGATAACAGGATCTTAAGGATTATATTCATCCAGTTCCTCCTGTAATCCTGTCAAAAAGAACTATGCGTTCATCCAATCGGTGGATGCCTTGCGGGAGCGCAGCGCGTTGGCCTCGGCATCGCCGGGGAACTCTTCGGTTGCCGGATCCCATTTGACGGTACGGTCGAGCTTCATCGCGATGGAGCCGGTGAGCAGGGTGGTGCTGAGGCGATGCAGGTCTTCGGCATCATAGTTCGGCTTCGCACCCTTCAGGACTACATCGAGGAAATTGCGCTGCTCATACGGCGGCATGTTCCAGATTTTGCTGTCTTCGTAGGTGCCCTTCAGGATCTTCTTGTCGTGCGCCATCAGCTGTCCGCGCCATCCATCGCAGCCGCACCAGCCTTTGGTGCCGTAGAACATGATGCGCGGCTGGGAGGAAATCACATTCATGGTGACCCCGTTTGCATACGTGAATTTCAGGTCAAAATAGTTCGGCACATCGTTCATCGAATCTTTCGGGGTGATGTGTTTGATGGGTTCCACCTTCACGGCGCTGGTGCGTTCCGAAAAGTTGGCCACTTGGGCGGTATCGCAGAGGTGCATGCCCCAGTCCGTCAGCACGCCGGCCGCAAAGGCATCCTGCTGGCGCCAGGCCTGGGGGTCGGTGCGGTTCGCCGTGTAGGGCTTGTATGGGGCCGGCCCCAGCCACATCGGATAGTTGATGTCTGCCGGAACAGGGGTTTCGGGCAGGTTCGGATAGGACCAGGATTTATAGGGCAGCCCCACATCGATTTTGATCAGGTCGCCGATCGCGCCGTTGCGGACGGCTTCGGCCAGTTTGTAGTAGTGAATCACCGCGCGGTCTTCGAGGCCGACGGTGAAGACCTTACCGGTTTGCTTCTGCACGTTCACCAGTTCGCGGCCTTCGGCAATGGTGAGGGTTGGCTTTTCGCTGATGACATGCTTGCCGGCTTTCATGGAGAGAATGGAGAGCGGCACGTGCCAGTGGTCGGGGGTGGAAATGCAGACGGCATCGATGTCTTTGCGGGCGAGCAGATCGCGGAAGTCGGGGATGCCGGCGCAGCCTTGCTCTCCATAATGCGCGTTGACGATGTTCTGGGCGTTGGCCTGGTTCTTGGCTTTGACATCGCAGACGGCCACCACCCGGCAATCCTTTTCCTGAAGGAAGCTCTTCATGTTGACCTGGGTGCCTTGGTTGCCGACTCCAATAAAACCCATCGCAAGGAGGTTGGAAGGGGCTTCCGCGCCGAGCACCTTGGAGGGGACAATGGCCGGGAACGCAAGCGCGCTTCCGGTCAGCAACCCCGCCTTGAGGGAACTGCGACGTGAGAGGGTGGATCTGCTTTTTTCTGTTTTCATGATGAACGGTCTACCATGGGAATGTTCGCTTTGCTAAGCGTAATATTTTTCCAAAAGTTGCACTATTGTCGCATGCTCATTTCCGCAGGGATCCGGGGGACATGCCGGTTTCCTTCCTGAACTGCCGGATGAAGAACGGGACGTCGCGGTAGCCCAGCGAGTCGGCGATTTCGGTGATCGGGCAGTTGGACGTTCCCAGCATCTGGACGGCCTGGGCGATGCGATGCTCAATCACGTAGCGGTTTGGGGCATTGCCGGTGATGCGGTTGAACCAGCGGGTCAGCTGGGAGCGGGAGAGTCCGGTTGAATCGCACATGACCTCCACCCGCCAGTCGCGGCCGGGATCGTGTTTGATGTTTTCAATCAGCTCCTCCACCTTCTGCTGGACTGCGCCCACCGGCCCGCAGGCCAGGTTTTGCTCCAGGAGGTGGTATAATTGTAGCAATGCGGTTTCCGTGTGCCGGGTTGAACGTTCATCGTCCTTCTGCCTGCGTTTGACCGCGTATGCGGCCACTTCCTCGAAAAGGCTGACCTCGCGGATCGGGGTGTGGATGAGTTCGCCGGAGGCTTCGGTTGCCGGCAGTTCCGCAAAATGGGCCGCAAACATCGTGACCGGTTTGTCGTCGAGGGCATGGCCGGAGAGTCGCTGCCCCGGCAGGAACAGAAAGCAGGTCCCCTTGGTTGCTTCATGGGTTTGGCCGTTCAATGCATAGCGGATGCGGCCGCCCATCACATACTGAAGCGTCAGCACCTGGACTTCCACCTCCCACGTCCAGTTTTTCATGTTATGGAGGATGTAGGGGGTGATGCGCGACGGCGAATCCGGGAACACCGGACGGTCTTCCTCATAGAACGGAGTCTGGAACTTCAGTGGTTGAAACGGTTTTTTCATGGCCCGATGTGATCCTTGTTCAGAGGACTAACATTGAAGGTTAAATGTTCACAACTGCTCTTTTGGACAGGATCTGGACATTTTGTGCCGGATCGTTTGGCTTGGATTGCCGTAAGGTTGAAGGCCTAGGCCTTTTAGATAGGTTCGCGAGGGGAGGAAACATGAGACGTTTGCCGTCTCTTTAGTGAATGGTTATTTAGGAGAGTTGATGTGAAACCGTCAGGGATCATTTTTTTCAGCGGTGCGTTGCTTGCCGCGAGCGCATGGGCGAAGGCGGATTCGCCGGCGACGGGCTTGTCGAAACCCAACATTATCGTCTATTTCGCGGACGACATCAGTGCGCGCGAACTGCCGGTCTACGGATCGGCGGTGTGGAGCAAGCCGGAACGGGGCGATACCTCGGATCCGGCGTTGCGGGCCGTGACCCCCGTGCTGGACCGGCTGGCAACGGAAGGCTGCTGGATCAAGACCGCGTGGGCGGCCTGCGTCTGCAACCCCAGCCGCGCCATGATGATGTCCGGCCGATACGCACACATCACCAAATGGTGGAACAACAAGGACAAGGGGCTTTCCTACGACGAGCAGGGGAAGCTTTCCACCTATCCCGTGTACGAGAGTTCGCCGCTGCTGATCGGGCACGTTGCGCAAAAAGCGGGCTATGGCACCTACTGGTCCGGGAAAACCCAGATGGCGGGGGGATACGCCGAGCACGGCTTCGACGAAGGGTGCTTCACCCCGGGCAGCCTGAGCGACACGGACAACCCCTATACCGACCTCAAGCACGTGTATAAAAAGGTCAATGGCGAAAAGGTGCTGGTCAATGTGGACAACGGCGAAATCTGCGACACCTATCTGCAGCATGGCTGGAACTTTTGCCCCCACGTTAAGCTAATGAACCATCCGACCGATCCCGGCAAGACGGTCTGGTGGCCGAATACACCGGAAGCGAAGAAGCGTTTCGGGCTGTCCACCTTCGGCCCGGATGTGGAGCAGGCGTTTTCCATCGATTTCATGGAACGCATGCACCAGCAGGGCAAGCCGTTCTTTATCTACCACACCACCCATCTCGGACACGGCGCGTGGGACTGGCTTACGCCCGCAAACGGCCAGTGTTGGCCCGGTACGCCGAAGATTGCCTGGGAGGGGGGAAGATACACGCGCACCGAGCCGGTTGTGACCGGCGACAACGGGGTCTACGACCTGCACGGAACCATCACGGAGCCGGGCATGCACAGCCATATCAACTACATCGACTACCAGATCTGGCGGTATCGGCAGAAGCTGGAGGAAATGGGCATTGCCGAAAACACCGTCATTGTTTTCTGTGCCGACAATGGCTCGGCCGAATACGGCAAGAACAAGGGCGAGCAGCAGAAGGGCTGCCACGTGCCGATGATCATCTACGCGCCGGGCATGAAAAAACAGGGCGGTCAGGATGTGCTCGTCAGCCTGGCCGACATCATGCCGACCATCGCCGACCTGGTCGGGTTTGAGATTCCGGCCGATTATGAAGTCAACGGGAAAAGCCTGGTGCCGTTCCTTTATACCGACGGGAAGGAGCACCGCGACTGGCTCTATACCCAGCGCGGCCCCGAGCAGCTGATCCGCGGAACGCACGTCCTCAAGGACGGGCGGGACCAATGGTGGAACGTTGCCGATAACCCGGCCGACCTGATCAGTTTCTCGGAAATCAGGGAGTGGGGCGGCGTTTCGGAAGTCCACCGCGCGGAGCGCGAGGAGCTGCTGCACATCCTGCCGGATTTCGATCTGTATTATGAGGAGTTCAATGCCCCCGGCGTTCCCGGAGGGTCAACCTTCAACCCGAAACGCTACGGCCGCAAGCCCGAAGAGGTGGCAAAGCCGGCCCCTCCGGCAAAAAAGGAACCTCCGCGTTCCATGCCGTCCGCCACCCCGAAGGGGCAGGGGAAAACGAAGGACGCCTTCTGCAGCTGGAAAAAGACCGAGATGGAGAAGAAGGGCAAAACCTATGTCCAGGCCCAGGTCGAAAAGCTGTTCGATCAGATCGATGCCAACCAGGATGGCCTTGCAACCAAGGAAGAGCAAAAGGCGTATTACGCAAAATAGGAGAGGCGCATGATGAAACATAGTTTTTACCTGACACTGCTGATCGCAGGATCGGCTTTCGCGAAGACGCAGCCCAATGTGCTGTGGGTTCTGACCGACGACCACCGCTACGACTCGATCCGCGCATTCAATCAAATGATGACCGGCGACGAGATGAGCCCGCTGGGTTATGTGGAGTCGCCGAGCACCGACAAGCTGGCGGAAATGGGCACGACCTTCATCAATACCTATTGCCATGCGCAGGGCTGTGCGCCGTCGCGGGCGTCGATGCACCTCGGGCGCTATCCGTTCCGCTCCGGGATCTATGAGTTCGAGTGGTTCAACAAGGATACCGAGCATTGGAAACCCTCGCTGCCCGAGCAGATGGCCGCGCTGGGCTACCAGACCTTCCACGTGGGCAAGCTGGGCGTGCGCGTCCGCACCACCAACAGGAACGGAAAATTCGGGACCCACCAAATCTACCAGCAGGATATCAGCTTCCATAGAATGTTCGATGAAGGCCTGACCGGTTGGAGCAAAGGCGAGGTAACCGAGGTGGCCGGGATTAAACTGGACAAACCTACCCATTGCGACTGGTTGCGGACGCTGGAAGGGACGTGGGAATATACCGGTTATGAACTCAACAAAATCGCCGGGCTCGAAAACCACAGCAAGCAGGTCGATGAAAAATACGACATCCTGCGCAAGTATGCATCTCCGGAGGAAAAACAGCCGGGCTATGGCGAGATCATCGGCGGCGTCAGTTCCCAGCCGGCCGGAAAAAACCGCGACGGCCGCTATACGACCGAGCTGGTCCGCTTCCTGGAAAACCCCAGCCAAACACTGGCCGTCGGCTCGCAGACCTTTACCGGCGTGAACCCAAGCAAGCCGCTGTTCGCCAACATTGGCTACGATTTCCCGCACACCCCGGTGCTGCCGCCAAAATCGTTCCGGGATCGCTTCCTCAAAAAGAAATACACCATTCCGGTGGTCGATAAGGATGAGTTCGGCAAGCTGCCGCCGCAGTTGCAGGGCCTCATCAAAAAGGCGGCGTCGGAACACTATTCCGATGCAGACAAGCAGCAGATGGTTCAGGACTATTATGCCTACTGCGCATACGGCGACCACCTCATTGGCGAGGCGGTCGAGGCGTTCCTGGCCTACAGCAAAAAGCAGAAGCAACCGTGGATGATCGTCTATGTCTGCGGCGACCATGGATGGCGGCTCAACGAGCATGGATCCATCTATAAGTTCGCCCCGTGGAAAACCGACGCGCTCGATCCGATCATTGTCGTCTCCTCCGACAAGAAGCGGTTTCCCGCCGGCAAGGTCGTCACCGACCTGACCGAATTCGTCGATATTGCGCCCACCATCATGGCGGCCGGCGGCGCCAACCTGGAACAGCCGCAGTATGCCTACCTCGATGGCTACGACCTCGCCAAGGTCACCTCCGGCGAGCTGGAACCCCGCGACTACATCGTTGGTGAAAGCCATGCCGTAACCGGGCCGCGCGCAACGCTGCGCACCCCGGACTACATGTTTTCCATCAAGTCCCGCCCGAAGAACAAAATGGGCGGAAAGGACATGAAGTGGGCCATGACCGCCTCATACAAAGACCTCGAACCGGTGCTCTACGACATGAAGCGCGATCCGGACGAACTCAACAACCTCGCCTTCAATCCGGAGTACAAAGGCATTGCGATGAAAATGAAGGATAAGCTGCTCAATATCGTGATCGGCGACAACCGCGTGGAAGTAATCTGGAATGCCAAAGGCGACGGAACCGAGGTCTCCCGCAGCAACTTCGCCCCCGGCGCGGACGATAAAAAACTTAAACTCTAACTTGAGTGACTTAACCGCGAAGACGCTAAGGCGCGAAGAAGGGAGAACCTTTGTTTCTTTGCGACTTTGCGGTCAATAAATTCGGAGAATCCGATACATGAAAAAACTGTTTATTACTACATTCCTTGCGGTTGTTTCAGCCGCGGTCGCTGAAAAGCCGAACGTTGTTTTCATCCTGGCGGATGATCTCGGGCTGGGCGACGTCAGCTACCATGCGCGCAGGATTTTGAACAAGGAGCCGTTCGTTGAAACGCCGAACATCGATGCGCTGGCGGAGCAGGGCCTCTGGTTCACCGACGGCCATTCGGCCACCGCGCTCTGCGCACCAACGCGCTACTGCGTGATGAGCGGCAACAACAACTATCGCTCCTACGCGCCCGCCGGCGTGTGGAGCACCTTCGCGCCGACGGCCTTCAAGGAAGGAGAGGTTACACTCGGCACGTTGATGCGCGACGCCGGCTACCGCACCGGCTTTTTCGGCAAGTGGCATATGGGCGGCGATTTCCAGGTGCCCGGCACCCAGCAGGTTTACCGCGGCCCCAAGTCGGGCGACATCATCGACCAGGTCGATGTGACCCGCTGGATCGGCGGCGGCCCGAAATATTGCGGCTTCGACTACGACTTCACCACCCCGTGCGGCGTGCAAGGCCCCATGTATCTGTTTTATGAAAACCAGCAGTGGGCCCCCTTGGCCAAGGATTCGAAGATCGTCTTCTTCAACAAGGACAATG from Pontiella desulfatans includes these protein-coding regions:
- a CDS encoding Gfo/Idh/MocA family protein, producing MNKRAFIKVSGAAGVSLPLFSIGAPKATAIEELRVGCIGMGRMMYWHVNGLMARTKLVAVCDVDKTRREAEQARVNENYGNKECAAYNDYRELLARDDIDAVCIATPDHWHAQITIDAARAGKHIYCEKPLTHDIDESIRVMEEVQKAGVVLQTGSQQRGMQEFRVAAELARNEIAGKVLSIKSDFWGPGRPFDLPEEEMEPGLDWNMWCGPAPLNHYNSQLSPRGVHEKFPMGWRQTIEYGGGGICDMGAHHLDIIQMALGMDKSGPIKALPPEGGGNDYGAKLVYQGGLEVTREKGFMVDFICENGRIQASRGQFQFEIDGKVVHKFLEPSDGSLAREVVLTEREYLEHAKIRFPQQKKGGHTQNFLDAIVNGTQPMVPVEAGARSAICCHLMNLSYRHQQEIGWDPKGLMFTSDVPSEWMKGARRDYEA
- a CDS encoding Gfo/Idh/MocA family protein, which encodes MKTEKSRSTLSRRSSLKAGLLTGSALAFPAIVPSKVLGAEAPSNLLAMGFIGVGNQGTQVNMKSFLQEKDCRVVAVCDVKAKNQANAQNIVNAHYGEQGCAGIPDFRDLLARKDIDAVCISTPDHWHVPLSILSMKAGKHVISEKPTLTIAEGRELVNVQKQTGKVFTVGLEDRAVIHYYKLAEAVRNGAIGDLIKIDVGLPYKSWSYPNLPETPVPADINYPMWLGPAPYKPYTANRTDPQAWRQQDAFAAGVLTDWGMHLCDTAQVANFSERTSAVKVEPIKHITPKDSMNDVPNYFDLKFTYANGVTMNVISSQPRIMFYGTKGWCGCDGWRGQLMAHDKKILKGTYEDSKIWNMPPYEQRNFLDVVLKGAKPNYDAEDLHRLSTTLLTGSIAMKLDRTVKWDPATEEFPGDAEANALRSRKASTDWMNA
- a CDS encoding sulfatase-like hydrolase/transferase, whose amino-acid sequence is MKPSGIIFFSGALLAASAWAKADSPATGLSKPNIIVYFADDISARELPVYGSAVWSKPERGDTSDPALRAVTPVLDRLATEGCWIKTAWAACVCNPSRAMMMSGRYAHITKWWNNKDKGLSYDEQGKLSTYPVYESSPLLIGHVAQKAGYGTYWSGKTQMAGGYAEHGFDEGCFTPGSLSDTDNPYTDLKHVYKKVNGEKVLVNVDNGEICDTYLQHGWNFCPHVKLMNHPTDPGKTVWWPNTPEAKKRFGLSTFGPDVEQAFSIDFMERMHQQGKPFFIYHTTHLGHGAWDWLTPANGQCWPGTPKIAWEGGRYTRTEPVVTGDNGVYDLHGTITEPGMHSHINYIDYQIWRYRQKLEEMGIAENTVIVFCADNGSAEYGKNKGEQQKGCHVPMIIYAPGMKKQGGQDVLVSLADIMPTIADLVGFEIPADYEVNGKSLVPFLYTDGKEHRDWLYTQRGPEQLIRGTHVLKDGRDQWWNVADNPADLISFSEIREWGGVSEVHRAEREELLHILPDFDLYYEEFNAPGVPGGSTFNPKRYGRKPEEVAKPAPPAKKEPPRSMPSATPKGQGKTKDAFCSWKKTEMEKKGKTYVQAQVEKLFDQIDANQDGLATKEEQKAYYAK
- a CDS encoding 3-keto-disaccharide hydrolase produces the protein MKRWIIHTALLISSATLAEEGFHTYKSPGVTWTPKIPGQKWIVHQVDRPQPPRVIPGEYTGMAPAPSDAIVLFGGTSLEKFAPNKCTIEHGAIRLAGGLSTQDAFGDCQLHIEWRAPTEINTNKINNSGNSGIFLMGKYELQVFDSYSVELYADGSAAAVYGQTPPLFNACRKPGEWQSYDIHFTAPVFNGGELVKPARISVIHNGVFVHINTEITGPTKHNQVLPYEVHEAKRPFFLQGHGSPVEYRNIWIRDLAPAGI
- a CDS encoding helix-turn-helix transcriptional regulator codes for the protein MKKPFQPLKFQTPFYEEDRPVFPDSPSRITPYILHNMKNWTWEVEVQVLTLQYVMGGRIRYALNGQTHEATKGTCFLFLPGQRLSGHALDDKPVTMFAAHFAELPATEASGELIHTPIREVSLFEEVAAYAVKRRQKDDERSTRHTETALLQLYHLLEQNLACGPVGAVQQKVEELIENIKHDPGRDWRVEVMCDSTGLSRSQLTRWFNRITGNAPNRYVIEHRIAQAVQMLGTSNCPITEIADSLGYRDVPFFIRQFRKETGMSPGSLRK
- a CDS encoding uroporphyrinogen decarboxylase family protein, whose translation is MGMTSKERVRAAFEHKTPDRVPCFLKGVDVAYGKLMKHFGVDSYEAVHDKMDIDVWNLWAPYIGPELPVQKTADGHDEFTHEFGYRYIMHWNGAEYNAHTTYYPLQETETIEQLDAWTWPNPDHFDYEAVARECGKHENRALRIGWPGVYQFVTNLVDAEKLYIDMATEPEYAQHLFDKMVEFELEYYGRMFEAADGRIDILCVCDDYGTQNGMLFSNDMWNQFFAKNTKRLADLAHRHGAFYLQHSCGAVRPIIGNLIDCGVDGLDPIQKVAGMEPEGLKADFGDQLCFHGGIDTQDLLPHGTPAAVTAEAERFIETLNKNGGYILGPSQDFEGDVPVENILALYAARRI
- a CDS encoding AraC family transcriptional regulator; translation: MENLFWHINLAEKPTCHYIGTGISEEHHNRIYCLPNLWCLHLYDFEGTLTMEEGCLDVHPGDIGFIPPGKTVTYAVYGTGVHLACHFYMGGGSRPPRTLPAMMPSGALYPEFSEAFRKILHLHAASPFAADIKLWDVLLDAERMGQRVQQRENALHPALEKCLQYIELNLAAKLSVAELIGLAGVSHPYLVRLFKEHQDCTITEYIQQRRMTKARHLLTETDQPVKSVAIDCGFTDLQYFNKCVRKAFGISPRAMRG